TATACCGAAAAATTAAAGAACTGACAGATTTAGCTCCCAATGAGTTTATAAGAACCTTACGTCTAAAAAAATCGGCCCAGTTATTAAAAACAAAAAAGTATAACGTGTCAGAAGTAACAAGTTTAGTAGGCTTTAATGACCCCTTATATTTTAGCCGATGTTTTAAAAAGCAGTTTGGTTTTCCACCAAGCAAACTAATTAACTAATTAAGCGAGTTCATTTAAAGCCTTCAAGTCAAAAACATAGAGGTATATATAAATTTATCCATGTTTTTGATGTATTAATCCATTCTTGTTTTTATTGAAAATTTTAGTTTCGTTATACTAATTTTTTAATATTTAATATCATGAAGAAACCTCTAGACTCAGAGAATCCATTAAACAATTTGGATGAGTGGGAAGACGATTTGTTATTACGATATCCAGATCCATCTGAAAAGAAAAAGGAAAAAGAAGCATTTAGAAATTATATAGATTCAGAGCGAGCAGAAACAGTTAAAGAGTTTTATAGAATAAACCATACCTATCAAACGTATGATTTTGTATGTAGCAAGGAAGAAGAATTTTTAAAATTCAATAAAAAGGAAATGTCTGTTTGGGAGGCTGTTGAATTTTTAAATACCCTTGTTGATGATAGTGATCCAGATATAGATTTAGACCAAACACAGCACCTTTTACAGACTTCAGAAGCCATTAGAGCCGATGGACATCCAGATTGGTTTGTGCTTACCGGGTTTTTACATGATCTTGGAAAAATTTTATGTTTGTTTGGTGAGCCACAATGGGCCGTTGTTGGTGATACGTTTCCTGTTGGCTGTGCGTATTCAGATAAGATAGTGTACCCGGAATTTTTCAAAGACAATCCGGATTATAACGATGAACGCTTCAACACTAAATTTGGTGTTTATTCAGAAAATTGCGGACTTGATAACGTGAAAATGAGTTGGGGGCATGATGAATACCTGTATCAAATTATGAAGGATTACTTGCCAGATCCAGCTTTGTATATGATTAGATACCATTCGTTCTATTCCCAGCATAAAGAAAATGCATACACCCATTTAATGAACAAGAAAGATATGGACATGTTTGAATGGGTTAAAAAATTCAATCCTTACGATTTATACACAAAGGCTCCTGTAAAGCCGGACGTTAAGGCATTGCTTCCTTATTATAAAGAATTGGTAGCGAAATATTTGCCAGAGAAGCTAAAGTTTTAAAATAGGAGGGCTGTCTTCTAAAAAGTGAACCTTAATGTCAGTTTGAGCGCAGTCGAAAACCTTGTTAGTCAGACTACCAACGTGTTTCGACTGTCCTCAATGTTACAGTTTACTTGTAAATGAACTTTTCGAACAGCCTC
This genomic window from Mariniflexile sp. TRM1-10 contains:
- a CDS encoding inositol oxygenase family protein, translating into MKKPLDSENPLNNLDEWEDDLLLRYPDPSEKKKEKEAFRNYIDSERAETVKEFYRINHTYQTYDFVCSKEEEFLKFNKKEMSVWEAVEFLNTLVDDSDPDIDLDQTQHLLQTSEAIRADGHPDWFVLTGFLHDLGKILCLFGEPQWAVVGDTFPVGCAYSDKIVYPEFFKDNPDYNDERFNTKFGVYSENCGLDNVKMSWGHDEYLYQIMKDYLPDPALYMIRYHSFYSQHKENAYTHLMNKKDMDMFEWVKKFNPYDLYTKAPVKPDVKALLPYYKELVAKYLPEKLKF